The Streptomyces kanamyceticus DNA segment GATCCGGGAGCCGGGCGGCACGGGCGGCACGGGCACGTTCAGCGTGTCCAGCGCATGCAGTACGTCCGGCACGTGCAGCGCATGCAGTAGTTCACGCAGTAGTTCACGCAGCAGTTCACGTAGCAGTTCGAGTATGTACGGCACTTCGGGCTGTCCGGGTGGCGGGCAGTCAGGGAGGTTCGATGGCACAGGCGCTCGCGACGACGACCGCGCCCCCGCCGACCACATCGTCGCGTCGCGGGACGCGTCGGCTCATCGGCCTGGGCGCCGCCGTCGGCGTGCTCCTGGTGGCGGTGCTGCTCAGCGTCGCGATCGGTTCGGCGATGCTCCCGCTGGACGTGGTGTGGCAGGCGCTGACCGCCCCCGACGGCTCCGCGTCCCACGCCACGATCAGCGAGGCACGTGTCGACCGCACGCTGGTAGGTGTCCTCGTCGGTGTGTCGCTGGGTGTGGCGGGGTCGCTCATCCAGGCGCTCACCCGCAATCCGCTCGCCGATCCCGGGATACTCGGCGTCAACGCCGGTGCGGGTTTCGCCGTCACCCTGGGTGTGGCCGTCTTCGGCGTCACGCGTATCGAGCAGTACCTGCCCTTCGCCTTCATCGGGGCGATCGCCGGTTCGGCGCTGGTCTACCTCGCCGCGAGCGGCGGACGGGGCGGCCCGTCGCCGCTACGGCTCACCGTCGTCGGTGTCGCCTTCACGGCGGTGCTCTCCGGCATCTCCCGGACCCTCGCACTGATCGACACGGAGACCTTCGACCGCATGAGGTTCTGGGACGCGGGCACCATCACCGACCGCCCGACGGGCACGGCCGCCGCCATCGCGCCGTTCGTCCTGGCCGGTCTGCTGGTCGCCGTCTGCTGTGCGCGCCCGCTCAACGCGATGGCCCTCGGTGACGACGCGGCGCGGGCCTTCGGGCTGCGGGTCGGCGCGACGCGGTGCGGTGTGGTGATCGCGGTGGCCCTGCTGTGCGGCGCGGCGACCGCCGCGGCGGGCCCGCTGGTGTTCGTCGGCCTCATGGTGCCGCACGCCGTGCGCTGGCTGACCGGGCCCGACTGGCGCTGGATCCTCGTCTATTCGGCCGTCCTCGCACCGGTGATCGTGCTGGTCGCCGATGTCCTGGGCAGGCTGATCGTGATGCCGACCGAACTGCCGGTCGGCGTGATGATGCCCCTCATCGGCGCCCCCGTACTGATCGTGCTGGTGCGCGGAAGCCGGGCGAGGGAACTGTGAGCGGGTTCTTCGTCCTCAGGGCGGGGCCCTTGAGCCTGCGGGTGACGCGCCGCGCGGTCGTGGTGTGCGGACTGCTGTGGGTCGTCCTGATCGCACTGGTCCTGTGGGCCTTCACCCTGGGCAGCTACCCGCTGAGCCTCGGCGACCTGACCGCCGTCATGACGGGTACGGCGAGGAACAGCGTCCGTACCGTCGTCCTGGAGTGGCGGGCGCCGCGCATCGTCGCCGCCGTGCTGTTCGGGGCCGCGCTCGCCGTGGGCGGTGCGATCTTCCAGTCCCTGACCCGCAATCCGCTCGGCAGCCCCGACATCATCGGCTTCACCACCGGCTCCTACACCGGTGTGGTCCTCACCCTGCTGGCAGGCGCGACCAGCTACGCGGCGCTCGCGGCGGGCGCGCTCGTCGGCGGTCTCATCACCGCGTTCGCCGTGTATCTGCTGGCGTTCCGGCGGGGTGTGCAGGGCTTCCGGCTCATCGTCGTGGGCATCGCGGTCGGCGCGCTGCTGTCCTCGGCCAACACGTGGTTCTCGGTGAAGGCCGATGTCGACACCGCGCTGCGGGCCGCGGTGTGGGGCGCGGGCTCGCTGAGCGCGGTCGGCTGGCCCGCCGTCACCATGGCCGCCGTCGTACTCGCAGGGGTCGCGATCGCGGCCCCGGTGGCACAGCGCCGGATGCGGCGGCTCGAACTGGGCGACGACACCGCGGCGATGCTGGGCGTACCCGTCGAGCGCACGAAGGTGATGCTGGTCGTCCTCGGCGTCGCCGCGACCGCCGCGGTGACCGCCGCGGTGGGCCCCATCGCGTTCGTCGCGCTGGCGGCGCCGCAGATCGCCCGCCGCCTCACCGGGCAGGGAGGCTCCGTCGACCTCGCCGGTGCGGCGCTCGTCGGCGCGGTCCTGCTGCTCGGCGCCGACATCGCGGCCCAGCACGCGATCCCCGGCGTACTGCTGCCGACAGGCGCGGTCACCGTGTGTGTCGGCGGGGCGTATCTGCTGGTACTGCTGGTGCGGGAGGGCCGACGGGGGGCTTAGGGGCTGTTGGTACGGACAGGGGGGGGAGGGGGAGGCCGGTCGCGGTCGGGTGCTTGGTCGGGTGCCTGAGGCACAAGGCTCGCTTCAGGCACCCGACTTCAGGCGCCGCACCCCGACGTCAGGGTCTAGACACCCCGACGTCAGGGTCTAGACACCCCGACGTCAGGGTCTAGAAGAACCCGAGCTTCTTCGGGCTGTAGGACGTGAGGATGTTCTTGGTCTGCTGGTAGTGCTCCAGCATCATCTTGTGGTTCTCACGGCCGATGCCGGACTGCTTGTAGCCGCCGAAGGCCGCGTGCGCCGGATAGGCGTGGTAGCAGTTCGTCCAGACGCGGCCCGCCTGGATCGCACGGCCCGCCCGATAGGCCGTGTTGATGTCCCGCGTCCACACTCCGGCACCGAGACCGTAGAGCGTGTCATTGGCGATCTTGATGGCGTCGTCGAAGTCGTTGAACGACGAGACCGAGACGACGGGGCCGAAGATCTCCTCCTGGAAGATCCGCATCCGGTTGTCGCCCTCGAAGATGGTCGGCTGGACGTAGTAACCTCCGGCCAGCTCACCGTCGTACTCGATCCGCTGACCGCCCGTCAGCACCTTGGCGCCCTCCTGCTGACCGATGTCCAGGTAGGAGAGGATCTTCTCCAACTGGTCGTTGGACGCCTGCGCGCCGATCATGGTGTCGGTGTCGAGCGGGTGCCCGGCCTTGATCTGCTCCGTGCGGGCGATCGCCGCCTCGATGAACTCGCTGTAGTGGCCGCGCTGCACGAGCGCCCTCGACGGACAGGTGCAGACTTCGCCCTGGTTGAGGGCGAACATCGTGAAGCCCTCGAGCGCCTTGTCCCGGAAGTCGTCGTTCGCGGCCCACACGTCGTCGAAGAAGATGTTCGGCGACTTGCCGCCCAGCTCCAGCGTGACCGGCTTGATGTTCTCCGAGGCGTACTGCATGATCAACCGCCCCGTCGTGGTCTCCCCGGTGAAGGCGACCTTGGCGACGCGCGGGCTCGACGCGAGTGGCTTGCCCGCCTCGACGCCGAAACCATTGACGATGTTGACGACACCGGCGGGCAGCAGATCCGCCACCAGACTCAGCCAGTAGTGGATCGAGGCCGGAGTCTGCTCGGCGGGCTTCAGAACGACGGCGTTTCCGGCCGCGAGTGCCGGTGCCAGTTTCCATGTCGCCATCAGGATCGGGAAGTTCCACGGGATGATCTGCGCGACGACGCCCAGCGGCTCCTGGAAGTGGTACGCGATGGTGTCCTCGTCCACCTCGCTCAGCGACCCCTCCTGCGCACGGATGACGCCCGCGAAGTACCGGAAGTGATCGATGGCGAGCGGGATGTCGGCGGCCAGCGTCTCGCGGATCGGCTTGCCGTTCTCCCAGCTCTCGGCGACCGCGAGCTGTTCGAGGTTGGCCTCCATCCGGTCGGCGATCTTGCGCAGGACGTCCGCGCGCTCGGTGACAGACGTACGCCCCCACGCCGGTGCGGCCGCGTGCGCCGCGTCGAGGGCACGCTCCACGTCCTCCGCCGTGCCCCGGGCGATCTCGGTGAAGGCCTGTCCGTTGACCGGGCTGGGATTCTCGAAGTACTGGCCGCGGGCGGGCGCCACGTACTCGCCGCCGATGAAGTTGTCGTAGCGCGACTGGTAGGAGACGATCGCGCCCTCGGTGCCGGGCGCTGCGTAACGGGTCATCTTGGCTGGCCTCCCGGGGAAGACTGCCCGCCGTCGGGCAGCTCTCGCCCGGAGGCTAGGAGCGCGGACGTTGCATGTACGTTGCGGTGCTCACCTCACGGCATCGGCATCGGGACTGGCATCGGTATCGGCATCAGGACTGGCACCGGTTTCGAGACTGGCACCGGAATCGGCACCGGCCCGGTACTGGGATGGGCACCGGCACCGGCGGCGGGGCTGGCGCCGATACTCGCACCGGCATGGGGCAGGGCGGGCTTGATCACCGGCCCGAGGGGGGCTACGCACGGCCGTGCCCTGGCGCGGCCAGCTCGGCGTCGAGCGCCCGCAGACGAGCCAGGACGGCTGCTGTCGGGCGCAGCGCGGCCAGCGCACGCCACACCACCAGGTCCTCCTCGCCCCACGGGGCGTGCGCCCAATCGGCCAGCAGATCGGGATCGTTGCGGTCGACCAACGCCGTACGCAGCTGATCGGCCAGCCTGCGCCGGAGCCGGGCCAACGCGGGTGCCTGGGACCCGGGCAGCAGCGGACCGGCGTACGCGGCGGCGGCCGCCGTCACCGCACCGGCCCCCAACCGACGCTCGACCGTGTCGACGTCACACTCGACGGGCGCCGCGAGACGATACGGACGCGACCGCAGCAACTCCGCACCGAGCACCCGCCGCAGCCGCGCCATCTCCGCCCGCAACGTCACCTTCGGCACCGACTCGTCCTCATACAGCGCGTACAGCAGCTCGTCACCGGTCAGCCCCTCCGGATGGCGAGCGAGCAACACCACGATCTCGCTGTGCCTGCGGCTGAGACGCACCTTCCGGCCGCCTACCAGAAGCAGCGCTTCCTCTCGCCCCAACGTGGTCAGCTCCACCGTGTCCTCGGCCCGCATCGGCGGTGCCAGCAGCGCCAGTTGGGACTCCGCTGCCCGCGCCACAGCCTGCACGAATGCGAGGCTGTGCGGGTGCGCGAGGCCGTCCCCACCGGTGATGTCGACCGCGCCGATCAGCCGCCCGGTGCGCGGATCGTGCACCGGAGCCGCGGCGCACGTCCACGGTTGCACACGCCGCATGAAGTGCTCGGCGGCGAACACCTGCACCGGACGGTCGACGGCGACCGCCGTCCCCGGCGCGTTCGTGCCCATGGCGGACTCGGCCCACCGCGCGCCCGGAACGAAGTTCATCCGCCCCGCGCGCTGCCGCGTCGCCGCGTGTCCCTCGACCCACAACAGCCTGCCCTGTGCGTCGCACACGGCCAGCAGATGCTCGCCATCCGAGGCGAAGGTGCCCATCAACTCGCGGAACAGCGGCATCACCCGGGCCAACGGATGCTCCGCGCGATACGCACCGAGGTCACCATCGGTCAGCTCCACCGCCGCGCCCGTGGCCTCCGGACTGACCCGCGCCCTGGCCGACCGCCGCCATGAGTCGGCCACGACCGGGCGCACCGGCCGCGCCACCGTTCCCCTGGAGGTGAAGTCCTCGTGCGCCCGGCGCAGCTCCCGTGCCTGCTCGGTGGGATCGGTGCCCGGCTTGAGAGCCACCCACGGATCGGTCAACTCGGCCTCCTGGGACGGCGGTGGGGTGTCGCCATCGTCGCCCCAGGAGCGGAAGCCGACAAGCGGCCCGGGTGCCTCAGGCGAAGTTGACGAGGCGTATGTAGCGGGACCAGTCCCAGTACGGTCCGGGGTCCGTGTGGTCGGCGCCGGGGACTTCGGAGTGCCCGATGATGTGCTCGCGGTCCTTGGGGATGCCGTACTTCGTGCAGATGGCGGAGGTCAGCGCGGCGGACTGTTGGTACATCGCGTCGGTGAAGTACTGCGGCTTGTCGACCCAGCCCTCGTGCTCGATGCCGATGCTGTGGGTGTTGTAGCTCCAGTTGCCCGCATGCCAGGCGACGTTGCGATTACGGACACACTGGGCGACGTGCCCGTCCTTGGAGCGCACCACGTAGTGGGCGGACACCTGCTTCGCCGGGTTCTGGAAGATCGCGAGAGCGTCCGCGTACGTCTCCTGCGTGACGTGGATGACCACGTAGTCGATGGTGTAGGCGCTGGGCCGGGTGGACGCCGTGTAGTTGGAAGTGCTGGCGGGCACCCACTCGGCCGGCGGGTAGTCGCCCGCACGGTCCTGCGCGTTCGCGTGAACGGTGGGCAGCAGCGTCGCGGGAACCGCCGCGGCGACCGCACCCTGCAACAGTCGGCGCCTGCTCGGGAAGCGTCTTGCTCGATCCATGACTGGCCTGCCTCTCGGTGGGGGGAACGGCTGGACTGGCGCTGCACTTGAGAGGGGAGATGAACTTCGGGGAGTAGGACTCAAGTTGGGGGCATAGGGCCAAACGTCGGGACATGGGGCCTTAGGAGGAGTGGAGGCCCCCACGCGGCAGCGTCGTGGCGACCTCGCGCAGCCGCGCGTGCAGTCCGCGATGTGTTTCGCGTGCGGGAAGCCAGTCCTTGCGGAGCTTGGCCACGCAGGTGTAGTTGGTGTCGCAGACGTTGGCGAGCGGCGACTCGACGGTCTGCGTCGCGAACTGGTAGGCGTCCAGCTCGCTGAATCCGTAGTCCCGCACCAGCCACTGGACCAGGTCCAGCTGGGATATGCGAAACGCGTCCTCCAGCGGCCGGGCGGACCCGGTCGAGATGATGTGCGTATCGGACTCCAGGCGCGGCCACGGGGTGGAGACCCCCTTCAAGAGCTCGACGATCACCACAGTGTTCATGGCGCACTCGACGGCGACCCCGCACGTCTCGCCCTCGCCCTGCCGCGCGTGCCCGTCGCCGAGACTCAGCAGGGCGCCCTCGACGTTCACCCCGAGATAGCAGGTGACTCCGGCGCGCATCTCGGGTGTGTCCATGTTTCCACCGTGGGCGTCGGGTACGAGCGCCGAGCGGACCTCGAGGTGGGCGGGCGCGACGCCGATGGTGCCGTGCATGGGGTCCATCGGCAGGTCGGTCTCGAAGTCGCTGTCACGCGAGGCGAATCGCGCCGTGCGGCGGGCCCGGTCGAGCTGCCAGATCCATACGGCCTCGGGAAGCGGTGGCTGCAGGGACGCGGTGGCGTGCGTGGAGGTGAGGGCGCCGAACAAGGGGACCGTGGTCGATGCCGCCCAATCGCGGGCCGGTTCGATCGACACGAAGTGCACGGCGAGCGTGTCACCCGGCTCGGCTCCCTCCACATGGAAGGGCCCCGTCTGCGGATTGAGATAAGGGAATTGGCAGACCTCGGAGACGAGGTCCTTCTCCGAGCGCACGTTCCCCGCGAAGCAGTCCTCCGTGAAGAGGTCGAGGACGGTTCCTGGTGTGATGCGGGCGACAGGCGGGGCGCCGCCGAACGTCCAGGCGTACTCGCCGGGTTCGGGGCGCACGGTCAGGATCCGAGGGTCGCTCATCGCTGTACTGCTCCGCTCTGGCCGGAGAGGCCGTGCTCGTCGAACTGATCTGGAACCGGCGCGGGCTCGTCGCCGAGCCGCACTGGTCCGGCCTCGGGCCTCGTCCAGCTTTCCCCCGACACATGAATCCCCCGATCGGCGTGGACGACCACCGCCGGTAGGGCAGCTGCGCCTCGCACGAATTACGTTACGGCGCCTGCTGGTTGAGGTGGAAGGGCCCGCCTCGCATCTGTGTACAGGTGAGGGATTGTGGAAAACTCGGCCACTCGAACGGGGGAGGGCAGGCGCCAGAACCTCTGCGGTCTTGACTCATCCCGCGTCGCGTACAGCCGCTGGTCTCAGGTGGGTCGGCCGTCGCTGCTGATCCCAGCCGGTCGGCCGCTGCCGGGCGACCATTACCGGTTCGACCTTTGCAAGGCGCCCACTACCCGCTCGGCCGCTGCCTGATCCGCCCCCGGACTCCGCCCCGTGCCCCGCCTATCCGCCGCCTGCGACCGCCACCGGATCATCGAGCACGGCTCGCATCACCGAGTGGGCCGCCCCCAGCAAGGGCCCGTCCGGACCGATCTCGGACACGGTGACACGGCAGGCCCGTCCCGCGGTCCGCCCGGTCAATTCCCTCTCCAGCGATGGCAGCAGCCATGGCGCCAGCCTCGACAGAGCGCCACCGAGCACCACGGCTCGCGGATCGAGGAGGTTGACGGCACCCGTGAGCGCGATGCCCAATGCCGTGCCCGCACCGTGAAGTGCGTGCCGCACCTCAGCGTCCTGCGCGGCGGCCCGATCGGCGAGCAGGCCGACCCGATCCTCACCCGGCTCCAGGCCGGCCGCGCGCAGCACCGCCTCCTCACCGGCGTACTGCTCCAGGCAGCCCCGCCCACCGCAGGGGCAGGCCGGGCCCTCGGGACGCACCGGTACGTGTCCCAACTCGCCCGCGAATCCATGTGCTCCGCGCAGCAGTCGGCCATCGACGACCAGGGCGGCTCCGATGCCGATCTCCGCCGAGACGTGGAGGAAGTCCTCCGGTGTGTCCGCGCCGAGCCACAGCTCCGCGAGGGCACCGAAATTGGCCTCGTTGTCCACGGTCAGCGGCAGGTCAGAGGGTAGAAGCGGGGCAAGGTCGATGTCGCGCCAGCCGAGGTTGGGGGCGCGGACCACCGTCCGCGAGTCACGTGTGACGAGACCGGGCACGGCGACGGCGAGGCCCGCGGGGGACAGGCCCGCCTGCCGGACTTCGGCGCACAGCCGCTCCATCATGGCGGAGAGCTCTTCGAGCACCGGTTCGGGCGCGCGATGGCGATTACCGACCTGCCGCACCGTGCGGGCCCGCACCTCACCGCGCAGATCGACCGCGCATACCGCGAGGTGGTCGACGCCCACTTCGGCGCCGATGCCGACCGGCCCTCGACCGCTGACCGCCAGGGCCGATCCGGGGCGGCCCACCCGGCTCGGACGCTCGGGGCCCAACTCGTCGAGCAGCCCGGTGCGGATCAGCTCGTCGACCAGGGTGGAGACGGCGGCCCGGGTGAGCCCGATGTGGGAGGCCACGGCGGCCCGTGACAGCGGGCCGTGCGCGGCCACCGTGTGCATCACTCGGGAGAGGTTGCGGCGGCGCATGCCCTGCTGGGTGTCGGGCAGCCGCGCGCCGTTCGTGCCCCGGCGTTCCTCGTGCAGCGGTGCGGTCATGCCTTCGTCAGCCCTCACTCCCCATGAGGCGCCCTGACGAGCAGCGGCGCCGCGTCGGAGAGTACCTCGGAGATCCGCGCGAGCTTCGCCTCATCCCGTTCCACGGGGTCGAGCACGGGCCCCTCGGCCGTGCCCCAAAGCCGGGCGATCGCGGCCGGATCCTCACCGGTCAGCACTCCGGCGGCCTGCGCGGCGGCGCCGAGCGCCACCAGCTCCTTGCCCTCGGGAACTTGCACCGGACGGCCGGACAGGCGACGCACGGTGTGCTGCCAAGCGGCGCCGCGCGACCCGCCTCCGATGAGCAGCAACGGAGACGACCGGTCGGCGTCCGCGTCGAGCACCTGGTCGAGGGCGTCGAGCAGCGAGTGGACGGCACCGTCGTATGCCGACTGCAGGAGTTGCCCGGGTGTCGTGTCGTGCCGCAGACCGTGCAGGATCCCGGAGGCGTGGGGGAGATTCGGGGTCCGCTCGCCGTCCAGATAGGGCAGGAGCGTGGCAGTGCCGCCCGGCTCCACCGCCTCACGGTCCAGGCTCAGGAGCGCGGCCACTTTGTCGACGGCCATGGTGCAGTTGAGGGTGCAGGCCAGCGGCAGCCAGGCGCCACGCGCGTCGGCGAAGCCCGCGACGGTTCCCGTGGCGTCCGTGGAGCGATGCTCCGAGACCGCGTAGACCGTGCCCGATGTGCCGAGACTCAACACGGGCGTACCCGGGAGCAGCCCGAGCCCGAGGGCCGCTGCCGCGTTGTCACCGGTGCCGGGCGCGACCAGCGTGCCCTGGGAGAACGGTAGATCGCCTCCTCGTACGGTGCCGACGACCTCTCCGGGACGCGCCACTCGGGGCAGCAACGCCGGGTCCAGCCCCACCATGCCGAGGATTTCCTCGTCGTACGTCTCCGAGGCGGAGGCCCACCATCCCGTGCCCGAGACATCGCCGCGGTCGGTCGTGCCGCATCCGGTGAGACGCTCCGTGAGGTAGTCGTGGGGCAGCCGCACCGCCCTGGTTGCCCGGACAGCCGCGGGCTCGTGTTCGGCGAGCCAGGCCCATTTCGTCACGGTGAAGGACGGCCCCGGAACGCTGCCGACGCGCTCGGCCCACGCCTTGGGGCCGCCGAGCCGCTCGACGAGCTCCCGGGCCTGCGCGGCTGAACGGACGTCGTTCCACAGCAGGGCGGGCCGCACCGGTGTGCCATCGGCACCGAGCGCGACGAGGCCGTGCTGCTGTCCCGCGACCGACACCGCCGATGCCTCGCGCGCGGCGGTCCCGCATTGGCGAAGCGCCGCGCACAGGGCGTCCCACCACTCCTGGGGATCGCTCTCGCGGGCGTCGCCCGTGCTGACCCGGTGCGGGGCCTGGCCGCTCGCGACGACGCGTCCCGTGGCGGCGTCGACGACCAAGGCCTTGGTGGACTGCGTGGAGGTGTCCACACCGACGACGAGCGGCCCTTGGGCTGCTGGCGATGATGACATTGAGCTCTCCGTTCCTGCGGCTTTCCCGGGACGGGGCCCCGGACTTCCTCCCCGACCTTCCCAGCGGAGCCCTCGGATACTAATTTGTAAATCGCCATGACGAAATAGTCGAGGGAGCCGCACATGAACTACCAGCCCACTCCTGAGGACAAGTTCAGCTTCGGCCTGTGGACCGTCGGCTGGCAGGGCAGGGACCCGTTCGGCGACGCCACCAGGGCTCCGCTCGATCCGGCCGAATCGGTACAGCGCCTCGCCGAAATAGGTGCCTACGGAGTGACGTTCCACGACGACGACCTGATCCCGTTCGGATCGTCGGACACCGAGCGCGAAGCGCACATCAAACGCTTCCGGCAGGCGCTGGACACGACGGGTCTGGTCGTGCCGATGGCCACCACGAACCTCTTCACCCACCCCGTCTTCAAGGACGGCGCGTTCACCGCCAACGACCGCGACGTACGCCGCTACGCGCTGCGCAAGACGATCCGCAACGTCGACCTGGCGGTGGAACTGGGCGCGCACACCTATGTCGCGTGGGGTGGCAGGGAAGGAGCGGAATCCGGCGCCGCGAAGGACGTGCGCTGCGCCCTCGACCGCATGAAGGAGGCGTTCGACCTACTCGGCGAGTACGTGCTCGAACAGGGCTACGACCTGCGGTTCGCGATCGAGCCCAAGCCCAACGAGCCGCGCGGCGACATCCTGCTGCCCACCGTCGGGCACGCCCTCGCGTTCATCGAACGCCTGGAGAGGCCCGGCATGTACGGCGTCAACCCTGAAGTGGGCCACGAACAGATGGCGGGCCTGAACTTCCCGCACTCCATCGCCCAGGCCCTGTGGGCGGGCAAGCTTTTCCACATCGACCTCAACGGCCAGACCGGCATCAAGTACGACCAGGACCTGCGGTTCGGCGCGGGTGATCTGCGCAGCGCGTTCTGGTTGGTGGACCTCCTGGAGAGGGGCGGTTACGACGGACCGCGGCACTTCGACTTCAAGCCGCCGCGGACGGAGGACTACGAAGGGGTGTGGGAATCGGCCGCGGGCTGCATGCGCAACTACCTGATCCTGCGTGAGCGTTCGGCCGCCTTCCGGGCCGACCCCGAAGTGCAGGAGGCCCTGAGGGCCTCGCGTCTGGACGAACTGGCGGTGCCCACGGCCGACGACGGCCTCGGCGGGCTGCTCGCCGACCGGGCCGCCTATGAGGCATTCGACGTGGAGAGCGCCGCCGCGCGCGGGATGGCCTTCGAGCGCCTCGACCAGCTGGCCATGGACCATTTGCTGGGCGCCCGGGGCTGAGCGAGATCTCCGGGGGCGGGGGCTGGCCGCCCTAACCCCCGCTCCCGGAAAACAGGTCGCTGCCTCAGAACTTCTGAGGCAGCTTTACGTACGTGACCGTCGTCTCCACACCGCTGTCCACCAGGCGACCGTTCTTGTCGAAGGCCTCCGGGCCGTCGGTCATCCCGAAGTCGTTGTCGTTGATGAGTGCCAGGGTGCGGCTGTCGACCTTGGCGACGCCTTCGATCTTGCCGGGGACGCCGTCGACCGCACCCAGGTCGACCACCAGACGCTTGCGCAGGACGGGCACTCCGGAGGCTGCGGGGTCGTCGAGCTGCTCCAGCGAGGGCTTGGTGGTCTCGTTGTCCCACTTGCGGCCGAGAATGTTCGACCGGCGGTCCAGGGTGACGCTCTGCAGTCGCGCGGCCTTGTCCGTGCGCTCCTGGACGAGCAGCCGATCGCGCCCGACGGCGACCACGGAGGAGATCTTCAGCTCCGAGGTGTCGTCCTCGCCCGGGTCGACGACGTCCACGGGATCGAAGCGGTAGACGTACTCGGCGGTGACTGCCTGCTTCTTCGGCGAGAAGCGCAGCAGTCGCGTCGTCCGCGACGCCTCACCCGCGTCCTCGTCCGGCAGGGACAGAGGGCTCTGCACCGCCATCACCAGGTCGCCCCCGGGCAACTGGGCGAGCCCTTCGAAGCCGCGGTTCGTCTTGCGGTGCATCAAGATGCCGGGCAGCGCCTCGGCCACGGGGTAGTCCGCGCCCCGCAGGGCGAGCCCTTCAGGGACGTAACGCTTGAGCACCTTCCCGCGCGCGGAGACGTGGATCAGCGACGGCCCGTACTCGTCCACCAGCCAGAAGCTGCCGTCGGACGCCCGCACGACCCCTTCGGTGTCCAGACCGTTCGGGTCGTAGGAGACGGGCTTCTGCGCGTCGTACGTGTAGGGCGCTTCGTCGCGCCCCTTCTGATTGGGTAGTCCGGTGACGGGCTTCCCGGAGGAAGTCGTGATCGGCACAGCGGAGAGGACCTTGACGGTCTCTCCGGAGACCCGGATCTTCACGATCGCGGGGTCGAAGCCGGGCACAGGGAAGGTGCGGCGCTTCTTGCCGTCCACCTTGATCTGGCCGTTGGGGCCGCGGTCGGTCACTGTCCAGAACTCGCCCTTGCGGCCCGCCGGGTAGAGGTCGCTGCCGATGCCGCCGAGATCCACGCCGCGGTCGTTGTCGACCGTTCCCGGCAGGAGGGAATTGCTGAACGTGCCGAGAGGGATGTCTCCCAGGGTGGCCGTGTGGGTGACGCGCGCCTTCTTGTGGGCACCGTGCTTGCGGTCTGCGCTCTGCTGGCTGCCCATCGCGGTGCCGGTCACCACCATCGCGGTGGCCACGGCGAGCGGCACGCCGACAGCTAGGGAACGGCGGACACGGCGCTTGCGGGCGGCGTGCGGGGACATCGGGGCCTTCTGGGGCACGAGTTCGGTCACAGCGGCCAGACTTCGCCGCCGCCACGAACGTCAAGGGTCCACAAGGTGAACGGCGGGAGTCGCGCTGACGGCGCCTCCCGCGAGGGGCAGGAGGCGCCGTCGTCGACCATCGGTCCGATCAGTAGTCGTGGGGCCCGGTGCCCTGATCACTCCCTTCGGACGGGTCACACGCACGGAGCTGACGAATCCGATGCCCCCGCAGATGAGCCTGGGGCGGCTCCTGTTGCGGTCGGATCTCCCTGAACCGACGCGACCCACGCTCGCGGATGTCATGCCCTCGCTCAATCGCTGGCCAGAGTGAGTGCGT contains these protein-coding regions:
- a CDS encoding ROK family transcriptional regulator: MTAPLHEERRGTNGARLPDTQQGMRRRNLSRVMHTVAAHGPLSRAAVASHIGLTRAAVSTLVDELIRTGLLDELGPERPSRVGRPGSALAVSGRGPVGIGAEVGVDHLAVCAVDLRGEVRARTVRQVGNRHRAPEPVLEELSAMMERLCAEVRQAGLSPAGLAVAVPGLVTRDSRTVVRAPNLGWRDIDLAPLLPSDLPLTVDNEANFGALAELWLGADTPEDFLHVSAEIGIGAALVVDGRLLRGAHGFAGELGHVPVRPEGPACPCGGRGCLEQYAGEEAVLRAAGLEPGEDRVGLLADRAAAQDAEVRHALHGAGTALGIALTGAVNLLDPRAVVLGGALSRLAPWLLPSLERELTGRTAGRACRVTVSEIGPDGPLLGAAHSVMRAVLDDPVAVAGGG
- the xylB gene encoding xylulokinase, which produces MSSSPAAQGPLVVGVDTSTQSTKALVVDAATGRVVASGQAPHRVSTGDARESDPQEWWDALCAALRQCGTAAREASAVSVAGQQHGLVALGADGTPVRPALLWNDVRSAAQARELVERLGGPKAWAERVGSVPGPSFTVTKWAWLAEHEPAAVRATRAVRLPHDYLTERLTGCGTTDRGDVSGTGWWASASETYDEEILGMVGLDPALLPRVARPGEVVGTVRGGDLPFSQGTLVAPGTGDNAAAALGLGLLPGTPVLSLGTSGTVYAVSEHRSTDATGTVAGFADARGAWLPLACTLNCTMAVDKVAALLSLDREAVEPGGTATLLPYLDGERTPNLPHASGILHGLRHDTTPGQLLQSAYDGAVHSLLDALDQVLDADADRSSPLLLIGGGSRGAAWQHTVRRLSGRPVQVPEGKELVALGAAAQAAGVLTGEDPAAIARLWGTAEGPVLDPVERDEAKLARISEVLSDAAPLLVRAPHGE
- the xylA gene encoding xylose isomerase, which codes for MNYQPTPEDKFSFGLWTVGWQGRDPFGDATRAPLDPAESVQRLAEIGAYGVTFHDDDLIPFGSSDTEREAHIKRFRQALDTTGLVVPMATTNLFTHPVFKDGAFTANDRDVRRYALRKTIRNVDLAVELGAHTYVAWGGREGAESGAAKDVRCALDRMKEAFDLLGEYVLEQGYDLRFAIEPKPNEPRGDILLPTVGHALAFIERLERPGMYGVNPEVGHEQMAGLNFPHSIAQALWAGKLFHIDLNGQTGIKYDQDLRFGAGDLRSAFWLVDLLERGGYDGPRHFDFKPPRTEDYEGVWESAAGCMRNYLILRERSAAFRADPEVQEALRASRLDELAVPTADDGLGGLLADRAAYEAFDVESAAARGMAFERLDQLAMDHLLGARG
- a CDS encoding esterase-like activity of phytase family protein — translated: MSPHAARKRRVRRSLAVGVPLAVATAMVVTGTAMGSQQSADRKHGAHKKARVTHTATLGDIPLGTFSNSLLPGTVDNDRGVDLGGIGSDLYPAGRKGEFWTVTDRGPNGQIKVDGKKRRTFPVPGFDPAIVKIRVSGETVKVLSAVPITTSSGKPVTGLPNQKGRDEAPYTYDAQKPVSYDPNGLDTEGVVRASDGSFWLVDEYGPSLIHVSARGKVLKRYVPEGLALRGADYPVAEALPGILMHRKTNRGFEGLAQLPGGDLVMAVQSPLSLPDEDAGEASRTTRLLRFSPKKQAVTAEYVYRFDPVDVVDPGEDDTSELKISSVVAVGRDRLLVQERTDKAARLQSVTLDRRSNILGRKWDNETTKPSLEQLDDPAASGVPVLRKRLVVDLGAVDGVPGKIEGVAKVDSRTLALINDNDFGMTDGPEAFDKNGRLVDSGVETTVTYVKLPQKF